The genomic DNA TCCATACCGGTACAGTCGTTTTGCCGTGCTCTCCAATAACGAAAGCTTCGACACTTTTCGGATCAACGTCATAGTGGTCTGCAATCAATGTACGGAAGCGAGATGATTCTAATAATGTGCCTGTTCCCATAATTTTTTCATGTGGATAATCATGTTGTATCTCTGCTAAATAAGTCATCGTATCTACAGGATTTGAAATCATAATAATATGTGGTGAGGTTGTTACCGCAGTAATGTTTGACATAATCTCTTGGATAATCGCAGCATTACCGAATGTTAACGTTGTGCGATCAGCCATATCTGCTGTAGAAGGGATGCTTGCAGAGATGATAATCATGTCAACATCTGCTAAATCTGTGTAGTTGCCTGCTTTTATTTTCGTATGATGTGTCCCACTGTAAGATTGGAAATGGCGATGGTCCATTGCCTCTCCTTCCGCACGGTTCAGATTGGTATCAATTAAGATGATTTCTTGAAATAGGCCTGTGTATTGAATGTCCGTTAGTACTTGGCTTCCTACACGACCGAGTCCAATTAAAGCGACTTTATGTGTCATGATGTGACCTCCTTATCGATCTATCATATTGATGATGAGCATGACGCTGAAGAAAGTGAGGATGTCATGGATGAGCAAAATATTAGTGTGTGCCATCCAAAATTTGACATCGTGTATATGTGCGATTGCGCGCATGCTAAAAAGTTAGACATGGCTCTTATTGTTGAAAAGCGTTGGATTTCCATTGATGATTCATTAAGTGAGAATGAAGATGATATCAACTGAATCCGATTCGCAAAAGGCATGTCAACAATTTGTCTTTTATTTCAGAATTTTCTAGATACCTCTAGTATATACTTTCAAAATTCTTCTATGCAATGAAAAACAAAAGTTGCACAATGCTTAAATCATACTTTTGTCAGAAAAGTTTGTTAAAATTAAATAGAATTTAATCGGAAAGGGGTTTAACTTAGATGAAAAATACAAAAGGCTTATTAAAAAAATTAACAGATCTTAATGGAATCGCTGGACATGAACATCAGGTTAAAAAAGCGATGGTTGAATTATTAGAACCCAATAGTGATGAAATGATCTATGATAATCTCGGTGGTGTCTTTGGCAAGAAAAAGAGCCAATCTGGTCAGCGTACGATTATGATAGCGGGACACCTTGATGAAATTGGCTTTATGGTGACTAAAATCGAAGCGCAAGGCTTTATTCGATTTACACCAATAGGGGGATGGTGGAACCAAGTGATGTTATCCCAAAAAGTGACAATCACAACGGATGAAGGTCGCGAAATACGCGGCATCATAGGTTCTAAACCGCCACACGTTTTAGGTGCAGAAGAACGTAATAAACCTGTCGATATGAAACATATGTTCATCGATGTCGGTGCAAAAGATAAAGCAGAAGTTGAAGCAGCGGGAATTGAAGTAGGTAACATGATTACACCTTATTCAGAATTTGAAACGCTCTTGAATGAAGATTATGTAACCTCAAAAGCGTTTGATAACCGTTTTGGATGTGCTTTAGCAGTCGATGTATTAGATGAATTGAAAAATGAAGCACTCGATATTAACTTAGTTGCAGGCGCTAATGTCCAAGAAGAAGTGGGGCTTCGCGGTGCTA from Staphylococcus schleiferi includes the following:
- a CDS encoding M42 family metallopeptidase — protein: MKNTKGLLKKLTDLNGIAGHEHQVKKAMVELLEPNSDEMIYDNLGGVFGKKKSQSGQRTIMIAGHLDEIGFMVTKIEAQGFIRFTPIGGWWNQVMLSQKVTITTDEGREIRGIIGSKPPHVLGAEERNKPVDMKHMFIDVGAKDKAEVEAAGIEVGNMITPYSEFETLLNEDYVTSKAFDNRFGCALAVDVLDELKNEALDINLVAGANVQEEVGLRGAKVAAHKVKPDLAIAVDVGVAYDTPGLESDGDVKIGQGPIVLTLDATNVGHVGLIRHVKKVAKAHNIELQWDSMPGGGTDAGNMHTALDGIPSIALSIPLRYMHSNVSVIDQKDYQKAVQLVTEIIRALNDDVVDEIIW
- a CDS encoding lactate/malate family dehydrogenase — encoded protein: MTHKVALIGLGRVGSQVLTDIQYTGLFQEIILIDTNLNRAEGEAMDHRHFQSYSGTHHTKIKAGNYTDLADVDMIIISASIPSTADMADRTTLTFGNAAIIQEIMSNITAVTTSPHIIMISNPVDTMTYLAEIQHDYPHEKIMGTGTLLESSRFRTLIADHYDVDPKSVEAFVIGEHGKTTVPVWSRVRIAGMPLDEYEQLSHAQAISKQKIRDEIDKVSFDVMRNKGWTNSAISRATIDLVEAILYDENRILPISTVHQHVYDYQNVAFSLPTLVNKEGHHTVFPFALDAEEKQALDHAVQYIQSTIASVTD